Proteins from one Salmo salar chromosome ssa29, Ssal_v3.1, whole genome shotgun sequence genomic window:
- the pks1 gene encoding mycocerosic acid synthase, which produces MEDNKDEIAIVGIGCNFPGGEGLDNFWKVLLEGRNCVVDIPGERFDSTYWYDPDDSKPGKTQTTKAALIDGFNEFDHKFFGITEAETDFMDPQHKLLLQCTYRALEDAGIPMEKVSGTRTGVYIGLMNRDYETLLNNRPSTITHYNGTGTAMSVAANRISFIFNLTGPSFAIDSACSSSLVALHSACQAIKQGDCEMALCGGVSCIIEPRVFVALSKAKMISPEGTSKPFSSRADGYGRGEGCGIILLKPLKNALRDFDKVWGIVRRTAVNQDGHTVTPITKPSMVQQVELLHRIYSAESDLSTVQYIEAHGTGTPVGDPIEAGSISKVIAKARPPGSETLRIGSVKGNIGHTESAAGVAGLIKVLLMMKHEIIVPSLFYSEDSASIDAKALNVRVPIKAEKWEKTEPMARLAGINSFGFGGTNAHAIVKEYVQGNNTRLTTYDCPKLFVLSAASENSLAMSITDTHQRLSRDKKTDILTLMFTSACRRSHLRHKYRKAFMTSSVPDLENQLQCAMNRKLEPSRSDNRLVFVFCGNGVTYRGMCKQLLKEEPVFREKVREVENLFQNYKSTGISQKIANNFDNDDYTKPDVVQPLLFAIQVGIASLFKHWGIKPDAILGHSVGEVAAAHCSGLLSLEDAVKVIYFRSTLQSKVTGGKMLVVSNMAVSEVLKILPIYSGKVCLAAFNSPQSCALSGDADAIDNLHQKLTALFRGKNLFLRVLDVPAAYHSHMMDPIVDHIEESIGSLTANKMDCELFSTVTGDMYTHGDFSTGRYWARNIREPVSFEHTMKAATKDQKNVVFVEIGPRRALQRYIQETLGNDTIVLSSVQPEKDHETMLTTVSKLFEQGVHVDWDKFYEGCEASPTPLPRYQFDNLTKEVYFEAVRQGNEKTASSQHPLISQTKHESKEHKCNLSSDTAAYLWEHKNNGVAIAPGALYVELAFASIMASSRPKMPICSMQLSVTFQSLFTLSTNSHHLKVVLEATENETMFKIQSPSATHASGTICCRSGRTLVEEQTICPDVIFKRCKSVVKREEVYSFLSRAGFEYGPIFRQLDDVHFGGEFKEAVSAIKVAGEVLKQLHEYFLHPVVLDYFLQMTAMVAVGGLTTRPGFPSAIGSVVIAAPLQEDMIMYLRAIQESSDYLDVCGCFSNKDGRVLVELKHVRISFLGNCSHVAESFFFHNELFTITDNTRVSCKPKALIFEDILGVGTALRPYLHQTSFFVLNREFGSNPQVRDLVSHSLQGDAGVDLQEVLFMWGIQDLSHLSTEMALECLVDCCEHYRQIVLALKENKCSCTIRVITYRSAETTVDHVSPGFVLSGMARACAAEIPGLSFQLIDLASVSSEDIQALVHVINTSKHPEVMISRGQIYSTVIVRTPIKGIASSEGTVYSLSSGQFILQTADPYRMTSLSAMPCDVKDNHIQEKSVEIQLSEICVHSSDYFSVSVSDLNFGQTMYWNKHASQKHQLLALDFSGTVTAVGKDVSKMKVGEHVVSCYPIAASSKVVIPEAACYNPKRLPFLKEAPCVSYFLLAWEILYRALSRVKQQRRLAIISSVPDSVLLKVLTQTANKSGWNAIVLPQFSGQLLNIDQCNTFVVLPPFDPSVVVRISSGATAKNIVVVCDNQVSSSANIFAHESEHTHIQTLHVSNVFQRANIKAQKTKIHNWLRSLHLDGVSQSLQTITFQSTDTRDPQPTVHCESYFRAKAVSQVVLGHADSENTVSDIPLLMRPRQLFKKSCVYIVTGGLSGLGLETVKFIAHRGGGCITTLSRSPLSAEMKFEMDTLQRRCGVSIMSVQCDVSVSGQVVNAITAIVQMFPSCPIKGVFHSAAVLHDALIETLDRSHFNKVLRPKVNGALNLHYATLHNKLDYFVCYSSISSFIGNASQSNYAAANSFLDTFSHYRRNLGLAGQSINWGPLNLGLLLNKDNFQRFLEAKGMMIMEVSEVHEALEKCLLMNNPQQVICKFNFRNLSNHVLSQNASLRGRLTALVEQELENTNMTEPMVQQLSPAHENVRAMLSEITNVSIDEVNDDTALYALGIDSMLAMTLQNYIFQESGVNVPLVKLLDPNTTLSTLVTLLKEGG; this is translated from the exons ATGGAGGACAACAAAGACGAAATTGCCATAGTTGGGATAGGATGCAATTTCCCTGGAG GTGAGGGGCTTGACAATTTCTGGAAGGTTCTATTGGAAGGGAGGAACTGTGTAGTAGACATTCCAGGCGAGAGGTTTGACAGCACTTATTGGTATGATCCTGATGATAGCAAACCTGGGAAGACGCAAACAACCAAAGCTGCTCTCATAGATGG GTTTAATGAGTTTGATCACAAGTTCTTTGGCATCACTGAGGCTGAAACGGATTTCATGGACCCTCAGCACAAGCTCCTACTCCAGTGTACATACAGGGCATTAGAGGATGCTGGAATACCAATGGAGAAAGTCAGTGGGACCAGAACAGGTGTTTACATAG GTCTCATGAACAGGGACTATGAGACCCTCCTGAACAACAGACCCAGCACCATAACCCACTACAACGGCACAGGGACGGCTATGAGCGTGGCGGCCAACAGGATATCCTTCATCTTCAATCTCACTGGTCCCTCGTTTGCCATAGACAGTGCATGTTCCTCCTCCTTGGTGGCTCTCCATTCTGCCTGCCAGGCCATCAAGCAAG GAGACTGTGAAATGGCTCTCTGTGGCGGTGTAAGCTGTATCATAGAGCCGCGAGTCTTTGTCGCTCTCAGCAAGGCAAAGATGATTTCACCTGAAGGCACCAGCAAACCTTTCTCCAGCAGAGCAGATGGCTATGGCAGAGGAGAGGGCTGCGGGATTATTCTGCTGAAGCCACTGAAAAAC GCTCTGAGGGACTTTGACAAGGTATGGGGCATAGTAAGAAGAACTGCAGTAAACCAAGATGgccacactgtcactccaatcACCAAGCCATCCATGGTCCAGCAGGTAGAGCTACTACACAGAATCTACTCGGCAGAGTCTGACCTGTCAACTGTCCAGTACATAGAGGCTCATGGGACTGGAACTCCAGTGGGGGATCCCATAGAAGCAGGCAGCATCTCCAAAGTCATTGCCAAAGCCAGACCCCCGGGTTCAGAAACACTCCGCATCGGCTCTGTGAAAGGCAACATTGGACACACAGAATCTGCAGCTGGAGTTGCAGGTCTAATCAAGGTACTCCTAATGATGAAGCATGAAATAATTGTCCCTTCACTGTTCTACTCTGAGGACAGTGCCAGTATTGACGCTAAAGCGCTCAATGTAAGAGTTCCGATCAAAGCAGAGAAGTGGGAAAAAACAGAGCCCATGGCAAGGCTAGCTGGCATTAATAGCTTTGGATTTGGAGGGACAAATGCCCATGCGATAGTAAAGGAGTATGTGCAGGGCAACAACACCAGATTGACTACTTATGACTGTCCCaagttgtttgttttgtctgcAGCCTCAGAGAACTCATTGGCAATGtctatcacagacacacatcaaAGACTTAGCAGAGATAAGAAAACTGACATACTCACTTTGATGTTTACCTCAGCATGTAGGAGGAGCCATTTGAGACACAAATACAGGAAAGCATTTATGACATCCTCTGTCCCCGACTTAGAGAATCAACTGCAGTGTGCGATGAACAGGAAGCTTGAACCATCAAGGTCAGATAACAGGTTGgtttttgtgttttgtgggaaTGGAGTGACCTACAGAGGAATGTGTAAGCAGCTTCTGAAAGAGGAGCCAGTTTTCAGAGAAAAGGTCAGAGAGGTTGAGAATCTCTTCCAGAATTACAAAAGTACTGGCATCTCACAAAAGATAGCAAACAATTTTGACAATGATGATTATACCAAGCCAGATGTTGTTCAGCCCCTCCTCTTTGCCATTCAGGTTGGCATTGCCAGTCTCTTCAAGCACTGGGGCATCAAACCAGATGCCATTCTTGGCCACTCTGTTGGAGAGGTTgctgctgcccactgctctggtCTGTTGTCCCTTGAGGATGCAGTGAAGGTGATCTACTTCCGCAGTACTCTGCAGAGTAAGGTAACAGGAGGGAAAATGCTTGTGGTCAGTAACATGGCTGTGTCAGAGGTCCTGAAAATCCTTCCAATCTACTCTGGGAAGGTTTGCCTGGCTGCCTTCAACAGCCCACAGTCCTGCGCCCTCTCAGGTGATGCAGACGCTATAGACAATCTCCATCAAAAGCTGACAGCTTTGTTTAGAGGTAAGAATCTGTTCCTCCGTGTACTGGATGTACCTGCTGCATACCACAGCCATATGATGGATCCCATAGTGGACCATATTGAGGAAAGTATTGGTTCTTTGACAGCGAACAAAATGGATTGTGAGCTTTTCTCAACAGTGACCGGAGACATGTACACCCATGGAGACTTTAGCACAGGGAGATACTGGGCTAGGAATAtccgagagccagtttcatttgAGCATACAATGAAAGCAGCGACCAAAGACCAGAAGAATGTGGTCTTTGTGGAAATAGGCCCTAGAAGGGCTCTGCAAAGGTACATCCAGGAGACTCTGGGAAATGACACTATAGTTCTGTCCTCAGTGCAGCCAGAAAAAGATCATGAGACAATGCTGACCACTGTGTCCAAACTGTTTGAACAGGGGGTCCATGTAGACTGGGACAAGTTCTACGAAGGCTGTGAGGCATCACCAACACCTCTTCCAAGATATCAGTTTGATAATCTGACAAAAGAGGTGTATTTTGAGGCTGTAAGACAAGGAAACGAAAAGACAGCTTCCTCTCAACACCCACTGATATCTCAGACAAAGCATGAGAGCAAAGAGCACAAATGCAATCTTTCATCAGATACTGCAGCATATCTCTGGGAGCACAAAAACAATGGTGTTGCCATTGCTCCAGGTGCATTGTATGTTGAACTGGCTTTTGCCTCAATAATGGCAAGTTCAAGACCAAAGATGCCTATTTGCTCGATGCAGCTAAGTGTAACTTTTCAGAGCTTGTTTACACTCAGCACAAACTCTCATCATTTGAAAGTGGTACTGGAGGCAACAGAGAATGAGACCATGTTTAAGATACAGTCTCCCTCAGCAACACATGCATCAGGCACCATTTGTTGTCGAAGTGGGCGAACATTGGTTGAGGAACAAACCATTTGCcccgatgtcattttcaaaaggTGCAAATCAGTGGTAAAGAGGGAGGAGGTCTACTCATTCCTCTCCCGTGCAGGTTTTGAGTATGGTCCTATTTTCAGACAGCTGGATGATGTACATTTCGGCGGTGAATTCAAGGAGGCAGTGTCAGCAATTAAGGTCGCAGGTGAGGTGCTGAAACAGCTTCATGAGTACTTCCTTCACCCTGTGGTGTTGGACTATTTTCTGCAAATGACTGCTATGGTAGCTGTTGGAGGACTGACTACCAGGCCAGGTTTCCCATCTGCCATTGGCAGTGTGGTAATAGCAGCACCTCTGCAGGAGGACATGATTATGTATCTGAGAGCAATTCAAGAATCCTCAGACTACTTAGATGTATGTGGTTGCTTTTCCAATAAAGACGGACGTGTTTTAGTGGAACTAAAGCATGTGAGGATCTCGTTTTTAGGAAATTGCTCACACGTTGCAGAGTCATTCTTCTTTCACAATGAACTTTTCACCATCACTGACAATACCCGTGTAAGCTGTAAACCCAAAGCCTTGATCTTTGAGGACATCCTGGGAGTTGGCACAGCATTGAGGCCATACCTACACCAAACATCATTTTTTGTCTTGAACAGAGAGTTTGGGTCCAACCCACAAGTTCGAGACTTAGTGTCTCACTCTCTTCAAGGTGATGCTGGTGTAGATTTACAGGAGGTACTGTTCATGTGGGGTATACAAGACCTCAGTCATCTGTCGACTGAGATGGCATTGGAATGCTTGGTTGACTGCTGTGAGCATTATCGTCAGATTGTTCTTGCCTTGAAAGAAAACAAGTGTTCCTGCACAATCCGAGTCATAACCTACCGTTCAGCAGAGACGACCGTAGACCATGTCAGTCCTGGTTTTGTCCTGTCCGGCATGGCAAGAGCCTGTGCTGCTGAGATACCAGGCCTCTCCTTTCAGCTGATTGACCTTGCTTCTGTGTCAAGTGAAGACATTCAGGCATTGGTTCATGTGATTAACACCAGCAAACACCCAGAGGTCATGATTAGCAGGGGCCAGATATATTCAACAGTGATAGTCCGTACCCCCATAAAAGGGATTGCCAGCTCTGAGGGAACTGTCTACTCTTTGAGTTCTGGGCAGTTCATCCTTCAAACTGCTGATCCATACAGAATGACTAGCTTGTCTGCCATGCCTTGTGATGTAAAGGATAACCACATCCAGGAGAAATCAGTTGAGATTCAGCTCAGTGAGATTTGTGTTCATTCCTCAGACTACTTTTCTGTCAGCGTCTCTGATCTGAACTTTGGCCAGACAATGTACTGGAACAAACATGCATCTCAGAAACACCAGCTTTTGGCCCTTGACTTCAGTGGCACTGTCACAGCTGTAGGGAAAGATGTGAGCAAAATGAAAGTGGGAGAGCATGTCGTTTCATGTTATCCCATTGCTGCATCTTCTAAGGTTGTGATTCCTGAAGCAGCATGCTACAACCCGAAGAGGCTCCCATTTCTGAAGGAGGCTCCATGTGTGTCCTACTTTTTGCTGGCATGGGAAATCTTGTACAGAGCGTTATCCAGAGTCAAACAACAGAGGAGGTTGGCCATCATCTCCTCTGTACCTGACTCTGTTCTGCTGAAGGTCTTAACCCAAACGGCAAACAAATCAGGATGGAATGCCATCGTTCTGCCCCAGTTTAGTGGACAACTCCTGAACATTGATCAGTGTAATACATTTGTTGTATTGCCTCCCTTTGATCCATCTGTAGTGGTAAGAATAAGCAGCGGAGCCACAGCAAAGAATATTGTTGTAGTCTGTGACAACCAGGTGTCATCCTCAGCAAACATTTTTGCACATGAGAGTGAACATACACACATCCAAACACTTCACGTGTCAAATGTTTTCCAGAGAGCCAATATTAAGGCACAGAAAACAAAGATCCACAATTGGCTGAGGTCATTACATTTGGATGGTGTATCGCAATCTCTGCAAACCATTACCTTTCAATCGACAGACACAAGAGATCCTCAGCCCACTGTGCACTGTGAGTCCTACTTCAGAGCTAAGGCTGTGTCTCAAGTAGTTTTGGGTCATGCGGATTCAGAAAATACAGTATCTGATATCCCTTTGCTAATGAGACCACGGCAGCTCTTTAAGAAGAGTTGTGTGTACATTGTGACCGGAGGGCTCTCGGGTTTGGGACTTGAAACTGTGAAGTTCATTGCTCACAGGGGTGGCGGATGCATTACAACCCTCTCCAGAAGTCCTCTGTCAGCTGAGATGAAGTTTGAGATGGACACTCTCCAGAGGAGATGTGGGGTGTCTATCATGAGTGTCCAATGTGACGTGTCAGTGTCAGGGCAGGTTGTGAATGCAATCACAGCAATTGTACAAATGTTTCCCTCCTGTCCAATCAAAGGAGTGTTTCACAGTGCAGCTGTGTTGCATGATGCTTTGATCGAAACCCTTGACCGATCACACTTCAATAAAGTTCTTCGACCCAAAGTGAATGGGGCATTGAATCTTCACTATGCAACACTGCACAACAAATTGGATTACTTTGTGTGCTACTCTTCCATCTCTTCTTTCATTGGCAATGCTTCGCAGTCTAACTATGCAGCAGCCAATTCGTTCCTGGACACATTCTCTCATTATCGGCGAAACCTTGGGCTTGCTGGACAGTCCATCAACTGGGGGCCTTTGAACCTCGGTCTCTTGTTGAACAAAGACAATTTCCAAAGGTTTCTTGAGGCAAAGGGCATGATGATAATGGAGGTTTCAGAAGTCCATGAGGCCCTTGAAAAGTGTTTGTTGATGAACAACCCACAGCAAGTCATTTGCAAATTCAACTTCAGAAATCTGAGCAACCACGTTCTCTCCCAAAACGCATCTCTCAGAGGCAGGCTGACAGCTTTGGTCGAGCAAGAACTTGAGAACACCAACATGACAGAACCCATGGTCCAACAGCTTTCACCAGCACATGAGAATGTCAGGGCTATGCTAAGTGAAATCACCAATGTTAGCATAGATGAGGTAAATGACGACACTGCCCTGTATGCACTGGGTATTGACTCAATGTTGGCTATGACTCTGCAGAATTACATCTTCCAAGAGAGCGGTGTGAATGTTCCCCTGGTTAAACTACTGGATCCAAACACCACACTGTCTACATTGGTAACACTTCTGAAAGAGGGTGGGTAA